TCGGCCAGCCGGGCGAATATCTCACCGACCGGCTCACCGACGAAGCGCTGCAAGTCATCGACCGCGCCGGCGACCGGCCGTTTTTCCTCTATCTGGCGCACCACGCGGTACACACGCCCATCGAGGCCAAAGCGGCCGATGTCGCCTATTTCGAGGAAAAGCTCACGCCCAGCTTCAAGCATCAGAACGCCGCCTACGCCGCCATGGTCCGCAGCCTCGACGAAAGCGTCGGGCGGGTGCTCCAGCGGCTCGACGAACGCGGACTGACCGAACGGACGCTGTTCATCTTTACCAGCGACAATGGCGGCTTCATCGGCCGCGAGCGAGCGGGTGCCGGACCGGTGACGAACAACTACCCGGTCCGTTCGGGCAAAGGCGCTCTTTATGAAGGCGGCGTCCGAGTGCCGCTCATGGTGCGTTGGCCGGGCGTGACGTCTGCCCGCGGCGAATCTGCCCAGCCTGTGGTCAGCGAGGATCTGTTTTTCACGATCCTCGAAGCGGCGGGCATAAAACCGGCGCCCGACGTGCCGGCCGACGGCCTGAGCCTAGTGCCGATTCTCAAGGATCCGAGCCAGCACTTGCCGCGCGAAGCACTCTATTTCCATTATCCGCACTACTATCACACCACGACGCCGGTCAGCTCAGTGCGCGCGGGAGATTGGAAGCTGCTCGAATTCTACGAAGACGGCCATCGCGAGCTTTACAATCTGGCGGACGACCTTGGCGAGCAACACGACCTGGCACAGCAACAACCCGAACGAACGCGGATGTTGGCCGCGCAGCTTGCCGCCTGGCAAAAGGAAGTGGGCGCCAGACTGCCGCGGCCCGCAGCGGGAAAACCCTGAGAGCGCAAGGAAGCGATGCAGGTTCTGTTCTACGTCAGCGGCCACGGTTACGGCCACGCCACGCGAACTTCCGAAATCTTGCGGTCGCTCGTGGCCCTGCGGCCCGACTGCACGGTCCATGTGCGGAGCAACGTGCCGCCGCACCTGTTCGCCGGAATCGAGCGCGTGCGGTATCACGCATCTCACCATTCGCTCGATCCGGGCGTGGTCGAAGAGGGCGACTCGCTGGGCGTCGATGTGCCCGCCACGCTGAACGCCGTCGAACGTTATTTCCGCTGGCGGCAACAACACATCGCCGAAGAAGTCCACTGGATTGCCGAGCACAATATCGGGTTGATTGTGGCCGATTTTCCGCCGCTGGCCGGCGAAGTGGCCGCCGCGTGTGGGCTGCCGTCGATCGGCATCGGCAATTTTACCTGGGACTGGATTTACGAGCCGCTCGTCGAACGCGCCCAGCATCAACATTTGTTGGCCTGGATTCGCGAAGGCTACACGAAGCTGCACACTTGGCTCAGGATGCCCTTCAGCCATGCGGATGAGCACGATCTGTTTCGCCGGATCGTCGACGTTCCGTTGGTGGCCCGGCGGGCGCGGCGTGAACCGGAGGAGGTTTGCGAACGGTTGGGCCTCGCTCGCGCCGATGGCCGCCGCCGGGCGGTGCTGGCCATGCGCGGACGCATTCCGCCCGCCGCACGGGCCGCGGCCGCCGAAGCGAATCCCGATTGGCTCTTTCTCCATTTCGACGACGCGAGCGCCGCGCCTCGCGCGAACGAGTTAGCGGTAACGCTCACGCCCGACCTGCTGTTTACCGACGTGCTCAGCGTCTGCGACGTGGCCGTCTCGAAGTTCGGCTACGGCATGGTTTCGGAGTGTATCGCGGCGCGCAAGCGGCTGCTCTGTCCGCCGCGGCGGCAGTTTCGCGAGGACGAGGTATTTGCCCGCGATGCTCCAAAACACCTTCGCCTGGCGCCGATTTCGCGCGACGATCTTCTGGCCGGCCACTGGTCGGATCAGCTTCGCTGGCTGGCCGACCAGCCGACGGTCGAACCGGGCTTGGTGATCGACGGCGCGGAGGTGTGCGCCCGCGAAATCGCGACGCTCTTGTAGGATGCCGCCGGCTTGCCCGGCAACCCCAATCCCTCGCAGCCGGCGATTACGAACGACTCACCATGTGCCCGCTTCGAGCAGCGAAGCACGCAACTGCCACCGTCGCGGCGCGTTCATTTCAAACAACCGGGCCGTCGCGCGACCAATGGGCGTGATACCGACAATTTCCGCGTCCACCAAGCAAAAATGGTCGTCCCACGCGTCCTGCCGTGGATGAAAGAGCCTCGTCACGGTTCCGTCTTCGTCAGTACTGGCAATGTTTGGCCCTTTCAAGAAATTGCAACGGTCGCAGGCTAGTGCCAGGTTGTTCAGTGAGTCGTCGCCCCGATGCTGCCGCGCAATGATGTGCTCGACGTGAAAGCGGATGTCGACCCCGCTTTGGGGCATCCGGCGATATTCGCAACGGTTTCGAGCCCGGCGGCGAACGGTTCGGCGCGTGGCCGCGTCAATCGTCATTGGCGTCGCGCCAGAACAGCACGCGCCTTCGCTTTGATGATGCCCACGACGTCGATTGCCTCGACGATGTCGCGATACTCGTCGTGTTCGCGCTGCGAGAGCAACCCCTCGTTCGCCTTATCTGCCAATTCATCGACCCGAGCCTGCAGCCGCCGATCAGGCCGGCATTTGATGATTCGTTCGGCCACTTGCGGCGTCAAACATTCCGTGATCGGATCGAGAAACCGTTCAAGTAGCTAGTACAGGGCCATCGCCACCGGCGGTCGGGCGGCTTCCTCACCGCCTCAGCCGCCGGAGGCAGCGTTCCAGACCACCGTGGGCAGGTGTGCCCGCAGCCGCCCTTTTTCATCGGCCAACAATACGTCGGACTGAAAGGGCGGCGCCACGATCGACTCGCCCGCCAGCACGCGGTCGATGGCTTCCGCCTGGTCCACCAGCACGTCTTTGCCGATCAGGTCGTCCTGACTCGCGGCGACCACGGTCCGCTTGCGGTCGGCGACGAGGAAGTCGAAGTAGTCGTGCAGCCGCATGACGGGCACAAGGGCGGCGCGCAGCTCGGCGGCCTCCGGCGCGGCTGCCAGCGCCAAGGCGGACGTTGCAGGTTCGCCCGAACGCTCGATCAGCGTCTCCGCCAGTTGGACCACTTTCCGGCCGTCGGCGGCGGCCTGCGCACTGGTCCGCTGCGCGTGCAGCCAGAGTCGCAGGGCCGCCACGTCGGCGTCGAGAATGGCGTGCAACTGGCCGGCCATCGTCGTCTTGACGGCGGCTTCCATGCGGGAATGCAACTCCCAGCCGATCAGGCAATGCACGACAATGGCCAACGCCGGCCAGAGCCAAATCCATTTGCGGTCGAACAACCGTGACGCGCGTGCGACACGGGACCGCCTGCCCGGCGAGGACGAAGAACCGCGGCTGTCTGTGGTGCTCATGGCGTTCGGTGGGTTCGCCCTACTTGGCGGGCTTGCTCGCCGGCGGCTCCAGCTCGCCCACGCCGAGCAGCTTCTTCAGCTTGTCGTTCTCGGCTTCGGCGGCGTGCAGCTCCTGGCTGACTTGCGACGAGTATTCGGCGAGCTTCTTGCCGTCCGTCTCCACCTTTTCCATTTTTTCGATCAGGGCGATCGCCTTCGCCTGGTGTCCTTCGATGACCTTCAGGTGCTGGTCGATCTGTTTGCTGTTCTTTGCCTCGTGCTTGAGCTTGGCCGTCTCCTTCTGCGCCGCCGTGACGTTGCGGCGGATTTCGCTCGTGTGTTCCTGGGCCGTCTCTTTGGGCACCTGGCTGTAGCGACGGCCGTAGTAGTTGAGGGTCTGGGCGTTATACGCGGCGCTGCGCCGATACATCGACGCGGTGTGCGGCCGGTAATACTGGCCGGTGATTTTGCGATCGGCGCGCTCGTTCAACTCTTCTTGCGCGAAAGATACGTCCGTGGCCATCAACAGTCCCAGCGCCGCGGCGGTCAACAATACTTGCTTCATGATCACAGTCACTTTCAAATTTGGGGTCGTGTTACGAATTGGGAAAAACAGAGTGAGCGATCACAATCAGCCGCGGCGTGCGAAGTGGCCGTTGGGAAAGAGCTCGTTCAACAGGCGGAAGGCAATCGCTGTGCCATGCATGCATCGCAGCCCGGCGGCGGTTTCGGCTGCCCGCTTAAACCCAAACACCGTTGGGACTAACGTCGCAGCTAACAAACGCGAAAGGTGTCCGTGGCAGGGAAGCGACGGTCCCACCTCATGCCAGTGCAATGACGATCGGGTGCTATTCGGCGCGCGGTGTGCGGCACCGCACGGCTGGATGCCGCAATGCGACCAGGATCGCGTTGATCGGTCGGACTTTGCGGGCGTGCTATCTTTACACAGGAGATGCCCCGGTGCGTCCAACCGGGGCATCGCTTGGCCGCGGAGACGAACGAGGTACCAGCCTCCACTTGGCCAAGCTTTGTCCCAGCCACCGCCCGTGCCTCCCTCCCGGCCGCGTGAAGGAAGTTAGGCGTGGCTCATCGCGGCGCGCCGGGATGAGCCTCCCGGTAGGTCCTCCTGGGCTAAGTTCCGCGCGGCCCGCAGCGCTTCTCACACCGTCCCCTGCGCAGCAGCCCGGCCGCCTGCAATTCGGCCTCGGCCTGCAACCAGTCTGTTGTTGCCGTGCCGCTCGGACGACCGTGGCTTTGCCAGATGTGATATGCCCGCCGCGCCACGATTTGCGGCGCCATTCTTCCCAAGGAGCGGCCCGCCTGCCGCGCTTCCACTGGATTCATCTCTTTCGCTTTCATGGCTGTCTCACTTTCCATTGCACCAAGGCCGCCTTTGCGGCCCCGCCAAATTCCTGGAATGCGATCCGCGTGCCACGCGACTTCGATTGCAACGGCGCCAGCTTTCGTGCTCCCATTCGCGGCCGACTCCCGACAAGGCATGTTTGCCTCTGTGCGATGCGGCGCACAGTGCGCGATGCGGAGCGCGCGATCGACCATGACCCGGCGGATACTCGATGCGATACCGCCCTTTTCCCCGCTGGTCCGCCGATTGCGTGCGTCAGACCGAGCGACTGGCGTGAAGATTGCAAGATCGATTAAGCTATAAACGTCCGTGTTTCAAATTCAGGAGGTGTACGATGCCTGTCGAGATTCAAGAAGAGGGCGAGGGAAAGGTTTTCGCGATCAAGCTCAGTGGAAAACTGACGAAGCAGGATTACGAGCACTTCGTGCCGGAAACGGAACGGCGCATCAAGCAGCACGGCAAATTGCGGATGCTCGTGCAGATGCATGACTTTCACGGCTGGGAGATGGGCGCGCTGTGGCAAGACATCAAATTCGACGTCAAGCACTTCGCCGACATCGAGCGGCTGGCGTTCGTGGGCGAGAAGAAGTGGGAGGCGGGCATGGCCACTTTTTGCAAACCCTTCACCACCGCCAAGATTCGCTACTTCGACGCGGCCCAGTACGACGAGGCCGTGGCTTGGTTGCATGAGGGCGTGCCCCAGCACGCCTGACGGTTCTCAGCGCTACCGTGCCAAACGCATAAGCGACCATCGCGGCCGACCAGAACAGCGCCGCTCCTGCGGTGAAAACAGCGCCGTGCGTAGTCACCGACGACGCGAGGCGGTAACGCGCGGCCCCGGCGCGCCGTTCCGCACGAAGGCGCTGCACGCAACCGAAAACGACGGTCACCCCCGCGCCGATCCCAAGGTTGCCGCAAAACTGCAGCAATGCCTTGCGCTGCTCCACGTTCAACTGCCGCAACCAAGGCGCCGCGGCGGCCAGACACACCGACACCACCGCCGTACCGATCAGCATGCCGCGCAGTGTAAAACGCACCCGCGATTCCAACGGGGCCGGCAGAGCCCCAGGAGCCGGTGATGGCGTCAACGATCGATTCACTTGGCACGCTCTATGGCTTGGTCTATGCCCCCGTGACGTGCGCCCGGTTTACGATATGCTACTAGGAGATCCGTGGCGATGGAATCTCGATGTCGCTTCGATCAAGGGCATTACCATCGCCGAGATCGACTGGAAGCCGCTGCTGGCCGACGCCCAGCCAGCGCTCGATCCGTTATCGCGCGCGGTCCCCGCCGATCAGCACGTGGTGTTCTTCCACTCGTTCGCCGCGGCCGTCGCGCTGGCCGATGAAGCTTCTAGCCAAGGAACGCCGCTGAGCCGATTGATGCTGTCGCGAAGCGAAGACGAGCTGATGAAGCAGCGCTATGAGCGGCAGTTGTGCCTGCCGCTGTCGACGCTGGCCAGGCTGCTCGGCCCGACGGTGATTGGAAGTGTGGCACTCACAGGGTCGGATCCCTATTTCTTCACCGGCACCGACGTGGCCGTTGTCTTTGAGTGCAAACAGCCCGC
Above is a window of Pirellulales bacterium DNA encoding:
- a CDS encoding sulfatase translates to MICRLAAFVTLLLSSSFVFAAPAERLNIVLFLADDLGWADVGCYGADLHETPHLDRLARQSLRFTQAYAGSSVCTPTRAALMTGKHPARLGMTIWAEAAKDPPPPKRLVPPPAEHNLSRSETTVASYLSKAGYLTAIVGKWHLGDALHYPETHGFDVNIGGTLWGAPHTHFYPYRGGGRFGREYRYVPHLEFGQPGEYLTDRLTDEALQVIDRAGDRPFFLYLAHHAVHTPIEAKAADVAYFEEKLTPSFKHQNAAYAAMVRSLDESVGRVLQRLDERGLTERTLFIFTSDNGGFIGRERAGAGPVTNNYPVRSGKGALYEGGVRVPLMVRWPGVTSARGESAQPVVSEDLFFTILEAAGIKPAPDVPADGLSLVPILKDPSQHLPREALYFHYPHYYHTTTPVSSVRAGDWKLLEFYEDGHRELYNLADDLGEQHDLAQQQPERTRMLAAQLAAWQKEVGARLPRPAAGKP
- a CDS encoding HNH endonuclease signature motif containing protein, with product MPQSGVDIRFHVEHIIARQHRGDDSLNNLALACDRCNFLKGPNIASTDEDGTVTRLFHPRQDAWDDHFCLVDAEIVGITPIGRATARLFEMNAPRRWQLRASLLEAGTW
- a CDS encoding DUF2934 domain-containing protein, which encodes MKAKEMNPVEARQAGRSLGRMAPQIVARRAYHIWQSHGRPSGTATTDWLQAEAELQAAGLLRRGRCEKRCGPRGT
- a CDS encoding STAS/SEC14 domain-containing protein, which produces MPVEIQEEGEGKVFAIKLSGKLTKQDYEHFVPETERRIKQHGKLRMLVQMHDFHGWEMGALWQDIKFDVKHFADIERLAFVGEKKWEAGMATFCKPFTTAKIRYFDAAQYDEAVAWLHEGVPQHA